A region from the Candidatus Zixiibacteriota bacterium genome encodes:
- the aprB gene encoding adenylyl-sulfate reductase subunit beta, protein MPSFVIPEKCDGCKALDKTACQYICPNDLMVLDKEKMKAFNQEPEMCWECYSCVKICPTQAVEVRGYADFVPMGAMVTPMRSTDSIMWTVKFRNNMLKRFKFPIRTTEEGKAKPTGGYATAHDNLNDQTLAQEPEALRLSEVYTLK, encoded by the coding sequence ATGCCAAGTTTTGTAATTCCCGAAAAATGCGACGGGTGCAAGGCGCTGGACAAGACCGCTTGTCAGTATATTTGCCCCAACGATTTGATGGTCCTGGATAAGGAAAAAATGAAAGCCTTTAACCAGGAACCGGAAATGTGCTGGGAGTGCTATAGCTGCGTCAAGATTTGCCCGACCCAGGCGGTCGAAGTGCGCGGTTATGCCGATTTCGTACCGATGGGTGCGATGGTTACGCCGATGCGGAGCACCGACAGCATCATGTGGACGGTGAAATTCCGTAACAACATGTTGAAACGGTTCAAATTCCCCATTCGGACAACTGAAGAAGGTAAAGCAAAGCCGACTGGCGGTTATGCTACCGCTCATGATAATTTAAACGATCAAACCCTGGCTCAAGAGCCTGAAGCGCTCAGATTATCTGAAGTGTACACTCTTAAGTAA
- the sat gene encoding sulfate adenylyltransferase, translating into MAKSNLISPHGSDELKILLLEGKEKEEELKRAKTLPKVVMSSRETGDLIFLGIGGFTPLEGFMNEADWKGVCQNMKMSNGIFWPIPVTLSHDEEIEPGTDICLISGETNEIMGTMKVEECYKIDKEFECKHVYTTTDPEHPGVKMVMDQKEWNLAGPVRVLSESYFPEEFKGIYQRPAESRKSFEEKGWKTIAALQLRNPMHRSHEYLAKIAIEVSDGLYIHQLVGKLKPGDIPAEVRVNCINTLVENYFDKGRVVTGGYPLDMRYAGPREGLLHAVFRQNFGCSHMIIGRDHAGVGDYYGPFDAQEIFFKLWDGALECKMLPIDWTFWCYKCGGMASMKTCPHGKDDRLFLSGTALRKSLSEGGDVPAEFSRSEVLGILRDYYGGLKEEDKVEVKMHGHATGNAKTKK; encoded by the coding sequence ATGGCAAAATCCAATTTAATATCTCCTCATGGGAGCGACGAGTTAAAGATTTTGCTTCTTGAAGGTAAGGAGAAAGAAGAAGAACTGAAGCGGGCGAAGACTCTGCCCAAGGTCGTTATGTCCAGTCGAGAAACCGGCGATTTGATTTTCTTAGGTATCGGCGGATTTACACCTCTGGAAGGCTTCATGAACGAAGCTGACTGGAAGGGCGTTTGCCAGAATATGAAAATGTCGAACGGCATCTTTTGGCCGATTCCGGTTACTCTTTCGCATGACGAAGAAATCGAACCGGGTACCGATATTTGTTTGATTTCCGGCGAGACAAATGAAATCATGGGTACGATGAAGGTGGAAGAGTGTTATAAAATCGACAAAGAATTTGAATGCAAACACGTTTACACCACGACTGATCCTGAGCATCCCGGAGTCAAGATGGTGATGGATCAAAAGGAGTGGAATCTGGCCGGGCCGGTCAGGGTTTTATCCGAAAGTTACTTCCCTGAAGAATTCAAGGGCATTTATCAGCGTCCCGCGGAAAGCCGAAAAAGCTTTGAAGAAAAGGGCTGGAAGACTATCGCGGCTTTGCAGCTTCGTAATCCGATGCACCGTTCGCATGAGTATCTGGCCAAGATCGCCATTGAGGTGTCAGACGGTCTGTATATTCATCAATTGGTCGGCAAATTAAAACCGGGTGATATTCCGGCTGAAGTTCGCGTTAACTGCATCAATACCCTGGTTGAAAATTATTTTGACAAGGGTCGCGTCGTAACCGGCGGTTATCCCCTGGACATGCGTTATGCCGGTCCTCGCGAAGGACTGTTGCACGCTGTTTTCCGTCAGAATTTTGGCTGCTCACACATGATTATCGGCCGCGACCATGCCGGAGTGGGCGATTATTATGGTCCTTTCGATGCCCAGGAAATTTTCTTCAAACTTTGGGACGGCGCTCTGGAATGCAAGATGCTGCCGATTGACTGGACATTCTGGTGTTACAAATGCGGCGGCATGGCTTCCATGAAGACTTGCCCGCACGGTAAAGATGATCGTCTCTTCTTGTCGGGTACCGCGCTGCGTAAGTCTCTCTCCGAGGGCGGCGATGTCCCGGCGGAATTTTCCCGCAGTGAAGTTTTGGGAATTCTTCGGGATTATTACGGCGGATTGAAAGAAGAAGATAAGGTTGAAGTCAAGATGCATGGCCATGCTACCGGCAATGCTAAGACAAAGAAATAA